Proteins encoded in a region of the Paenibacillus pedocola genome:
- a CDS encoding CAP domain-containing protein: MLNVRKRRSQAVPSQRMRLLQRVLLFVLLTGIISTGLWNGSSLTVAADAASGEAGYTSDQLEGLNFLNEVRTRAGVPPVKLNAAITKAAIAHAEFYNANQADLPGLSAHSEIAGKPGYTGKSSLERMKAAGWVSGSLGYASGEVMHFGQNSSVAAIQSWLNTAYHRSIILDPSYTEIGIGLAQGTTVLDAGGPGKSQQVGITVYPYDQQTGVPVGFYGGEIPDPLSQFAAEHSGYIISANTVKNMTSHTAVITDEKGTEIPFYEEVKGDDLYLFPKTVLKGYYGYTVSLEYQVEDSADTLKKVWSFTTGKGHVLTELIPVYKEIVINEGGGFQLQIEGGYDDGTSELLPGSEVKYTVNKSNGLTVSSTGAIAGAKSGDYLLTASSGAVSSQVKVKVYPKFKTKVYPAADPAKLTDITGNKALPAIEWALRAGVMSEAGKGLFKPEAAVSEAEFWTMLLRAYNVNIDAYKPAKIKHWADAAYLIAKDRNFPLNGLSNLSARDSRITRLKIAEIIAAADGLNVKGNDAVKLVLGKDYVQCETELSLAGYQGEKWITRAEAAQILQYLRPKLSELRGRPVSATPASSLPALPPKQVYAEPVTLEDRTFFAKFKEDHTLTVKGKFTQFAGQTLKVRVQTQKQPRKMLEGATVTLDSEGNFQADCGPYEQEGLNLYFTTPQGSFYLNIQYNTMNIMKYPGSYNS; encoded by the coding sequence ATGCTAAATGTCAGAAAAAGACGAAGTCAGGCGGTTCCCAGCCAGCGTATGCGCTTGTTGCAGCGTGTCTTGCTCTTCGTCCTGCTCACCGGAATTATAAGTACAGGGTTATGGAATGGAAGCAGTCTTACTGTTGCAGCAGATGCAGCTAGTGGGGAAGCGGGGTATACTTCAGATCAGCTGGAAGGTCTGAACTTCCTCAACGAGGTGCGCACCCGCGCTGGTGTTCCGCCTGTTAAATTGAATGCAGCCATTACCAAAGCGGCTATAGCGCATGCTGAATTTTATAATGCCAATCAAGCAGACCTTCCGGGATTAAGCGCCCACTCCGAAATTGCGGGAAAGCCCGGATATACGGGGAAGTCGTCCTTGGAACGGATGAAGGCGGCTGGCTGGGTCTCAGGTTCACTGGGGTATGCTTCCGGAGAAGTGATGCATTTTGGTCAAAACAGCAGTGTAGCAGCGATTCAAAGCTGGCTCAATACGGCCTATCACCGTTCCATTATTCTAGATCCCAGCTATACTGAGATCGGAATTGGATTGGCTCAGGGGACGACAGTTCTGGATGCCGGAGGTCCCGGCAAAAGCCAGCAGGTGGGGATTACAGTGTACCCCTACGATCAGCAGACCGGTGTTCCTGTCGGGTTCTATGGAGGCGAAATTCCCGATCCGCTTAGCCAGTTTGCAGCCGAACACTCGGGTTATATTATATCTGCCAATACCGTTAAGAATATGACTTCGCATACAGCGGTAATAACCGATGAGAAGGGAACGGAGATTCCTTTTTATGAAGAAGTGAAGGGAGATGATCTGTATCTTTTTCCCAAAACTGTATTGAAGGGGTATTACGGGTACACTGTATCTCTGGAATATCAGGTAGAAGACTCTGCGGATACCCTCAAGAAAGTATGGTCGTTCACAACCGGAAAAGGGCATGTTCTAACGGAGCTGATCCCGGTCTATAAGGAAATCGTGATCAATGAAGGCGGTGGATTCCAGCTTCAGATTGAAGGCGGATATGATGATGGAACATCAGAGTTGCTGCCGGGCAGTGAGGTTAAATATACTGTTAACAAAAGTAACGGCCTCACGGTTTCCTCCACCGGGGCTATCGCGGGGGCCAAATCAGGAGATTATCTCCTTACTGCATCCTCCGGGGCCGTATCTTCACAAGTAAAAGTAAAGGTGTATCCCAAATTCAAAACAAAAGTCTACCCTGCGGCTGACCCGGCTAAGCTGACGGACATTACGGGGAACAAGGCGCTGCCGGCCATAGAATGGGCGCTTCGGGCAGGCGTCATGTCTGAAGCCGGAAAGGGACTTTTCAAACCTGAGGCCGCAGTAAGCGAGGCTGAATTCTGGACCATGCTGCTAAGGGCATATAATGTCAATATTGATGCTTATAAGCCTGCTAAAATAAAGCATTGGGCTGACGCGGCCTACCTGATCGCCAAGGACCGCAATTTCCCGCTTAATGGTTTATCCAATCTGAGTGCAAGGGATAGCCGGATCACCCGGTTAAAAATCGCAGAGATTATCGCTGCCGCAGACGGGCTGAATGTCAAAGGCAATGATGCTGTGAAGCTTGTGCTTGGTAAGGATTATGTACAATGTGAAACAGAGCTTTCACTGGCAGGCTATCAAGGGGAGAAATGGATTACCCGTGCTGAGGCTGCACAGATCCTCCAGTATTTGCGGCCCAAGCTGAGTGAACTTCGGGGGCGTCCGGTTAGTGCAACGCCAGCTTCAAGTTTGCCGGCGCTTCCTCCTAAGCAAGTGTATGCCGAGCCGGTTACGCTCGAAGACCGGACCTTCTTTGCGAAATTCAAGGAAGATCATACACTTACCGTTAAAGGGAAATTCACACAATTTGCCGGCCAGACGCTCAAAGTGCGTGTGCAGACACAGAAACAGCCCCGAAAAATGCTGGAAGGTGCAACTGTAACCTTAGACAGTGAAGGGAATTTCCAGGCAGATTGCGGGCCCTATGAACAAGAGGGTTTGAATCTGTATTTTACAACACCCCAAGGGAGTTTCTATCTGAATATACAATATAACACGATGAATATTATGAAATACCCCGGCTCCTACAACAGCTGA
- a CDS encoding glycoside hydrolase family 88/105 protein, whose product MLQLDYDREQILQVIDKVTRKTLAMDLTWDWPCGVAYYGVSRAYKTTGNKDYLNMLIQWADEYIELGLPDWTVNTCAMGHVLITLYEETGNQKYWDIVMSKVDYLQNHALRFGDNVLQHTVSVANDFPEQAWADTLFMAAFFLLRVGSKLNDQAMIQDALNQYYWHIKYLQDPSTGFWFHGYNNVKQDHMSGLYWGRANAWGAYTMSQVKPLLKDWYLYPQCMDVECSLRDQLAALKLVQTENGLWRTVLDDEESYEEVSASCGIAAAMINNGNPLHTKYVQKALGGILENISEDGRVLGVSGGTAVMKDREGYRNIPKDWIQGWGQGLALAFLSDMIK is encoded by the coding sequence ATGCTTCAATTGGATTATGACAGAGAACAGATTTTACAGGTCATTGACAAGGTTACCCGCAAAACATTAGCTATGGACTTAACGTGGGACTGGCCTTGCGGCGTTGCTTATTATGGAGTTTCCAGAGCCTATAAGACTACAGGGAATAAAGATTACCTGAATATGCTTATCCAGTGGGCGGATGAATATATCGAGCTGGGCCTGCCGGACTGGACAGTCAATACCTGTGCTATGGGCCATGTGCTGATTACGCTGTACGAAGAGACCGGCAACCAGAAATATTGGGATATTGTGATGAGCAAGGTGGATTATCTCCAGAATCATGCGCTGAGGTTCGGAGACAATGTGCTGCAGCATACCGTATCTGTCGCGAATGATTTTCCGGAGCAGGCTTGGGCGGATACGCTGTTTATGGCGGCATTTTTCCTGCTGCGTGTCGGAAGCAAGCTGAATGATCAGGCGATGATCCAGGATGCCCTCAATCAGTATTACTGGCATATCAAATACCTGCAGGACCCTAGCACCGGCTTCTGGTTCCACGGCTACAACAATGTGAAGCAGGATCACATGTCCGGATTGTACTGGGGCAGAGCCAATGCCTGGGGCGCTTATACCATGTCGCAGGTCAAACCACTGCTGAAGGACTGGTATCTGTATCCGCAGTGTATGGATGTGGAGTGTTCCCTGCGTGATCAGCTGGCGGCGCTGAAGCTGGTGCAGACAGAGAACGGCCTTTGGCGGACGGTGCTGGATGACGAGGAATCTTATGAAGAGGTATCTGCCTCCTGCGGGATTGCCGCGGCCATGATCAATAACGGCAATCCGCTGCATACGAAATATGTGCAGAAAGCGCTGGGTGGCATCCTGGAGAATATCAGCGAAGATGGACGGGTACTGGGTGTATCGGGCGGAACTGCTGTGATGAAGGACCGCGAAGGCTACCGCAACATTCCGAAAGACTGGATTCAGGGCTGGGGACAAGGCTTAGCGCTTGCTTTTCTGTCCGATATGATTAAATAG
- a CDS encoding AraC family transcriptional regulator, with the protein MPSKKKPVIEYRHYSLPINFPVLLLSGERWRISDIKSEHLHFHNHLEIGICYSDGGIMEIKGEAVPFKAGDVTVLPRYLPHTTYSSPGTASLWSYLFFSPEELFQPSLKSAYNSFEPNLWRIQGKNCILNKEQYPKVHSLATSVVEELKQQNPYYQESAYGLLLSLYIELLRIHSTNETLTEQDTEHHLKGDFVISPALEYITKNYMAPITIDYLAELCHLSTTHFRRKFHEIMGTAPLDFLSSTRIEEACKQLKSTDASILSISEQAGFHSISSFNRSFSRLMGTSPKEWRKGAQSEAQSAKASILEFTGWV; encoded by the coding sequence ATGCCCAGTAAAAAGAAACCCGTCATCGAGTACCGCCACTACAGCCTGCCGATCAATTTCCCTGTCCTGCTGTTAAGCGGGGAGCGCTGGAGGATTTCGGATATCAAAAGCGAGCATCTGCATTTCCATAACCATTTGGAGATTGGCATTTGCTATTCAGATGGCGGCATTATGGAGATCAAAGGAGAAGCCGTCCCTTTTAAAGCCGGAGATGTCACCGTTCTTCCCAGATATCTTCCCCATACCACGTACAGCTCGCCCGGTACCGCCAGTCTGTGGTCCTATCTTTTTTTCTCGCCGGAGGAGCTGTTTCAACCCTCTCTTAAAAGCGCTTACAACAGCTTCGAGCCGAACCTGTGGCGGATACAGGGAAAGAACTGTATTTTGAACAAGGAGCAATACCCAAAGGTCCATTCTCTCGCTACCTCGGTCGTAGAGGAGTTGAAGCAGCAGAATCCATACTATCAGGAAAGTGCCTACGGCTTATTGCTGTCTCTCTATATAGAGCTCCTTAGAATCCATTCCACGAACGAAACGCTGACTGAACAAGATACCGAGCATCATCTAAAAGGGGATTTTGTCATCTCTCCGGCGCTGGAGTATATCACCAAAAACTACATGGCCCCCATCACCATCGATTACCTGGCCGAGCTATGCCACTTAAGCACCACCCATTTCCGCAGAAAATTCCATGAAATCATGGGCACGGCGCCTCTCGATTTCCTGAGCAGCACCCGGATTGAGGAGGCCTGTAAGCAGCTTAAAAGCACGGATGCTTCCATTCTTTCGATCTCCGAGCAGGCAGGTTTTCATTCCATCTCCAGCTTCAACCGCAGCTTCTCCCGGCTTATGGGCACATCGCCCAAGGAATGGCGTAAAGGCGCGCAATCTGAAGCGCAATCGGCGAAGGCATCGATTTTGGAGTTTACGGGATGGGTGTGA
- a CDS encoding EAL domain-containing protein produces the protein MSLTSIFSLVFFIAFAIYFILGIYTLSINTRNSLNRVFSAVFLSVSVWAFCFSIANSAPDYETAIFWRRLTSVGWGTLYSLLLHSCLILTERNKILKTKWIYVLLYLPVVVNVFVFGYSDTARGHYKLVNTAMGWANVSVNDWANVYFNLYYVSFILGVLLLLWAWGRKTEDPLKKKLAYLLISSCTIATILATLTDVIINTYTSYKVIQVAPIILLLPTTAIFYAIKRYGLMGMKKSDQAEPGKILSEVNMDRFIKIMSFVYIIGGMLNFAAQYFFNQKVPHFHAVLLFSFFFFAIGALLTIIKFLPIKADYKEYMFILIMLASILLIAVNFIDSASITVWAAPFIIVMLSVLFNKRLMILWIGVSILITQIYIWVKIPKTMVQVDGSDHLARIGILGITLWLAYFVNRVYLQRLEENEAQIRFQKMVSQMSGDFVKVTESNLDEKINELLELSGRHFQVDRTFFVHLTEHQKMYEWCNEGVESAMDMIPKLTGDAFPWWMNEMLNSDLVNVIDVDMLPPEAGAEIETFKSHQMKSLISITVRNKGNIMGILFFASVKAVKSLGANHQELLRILANLLTDALVKVEAEKEISYMAYYDALTGFPNHALFKKQLEQAIHLARGTGNLIGVLFIDLDSFKSVNDTIGHLGGDEMLQQVAARLSGCLREHDMVSRFGGDEFLIKLTGIDRVEDIRKIAGEMMRSIIQPVIVKGQEFFITASAGIAVYPTDGESTEELIKNADLAMYASKEKGKNQYTLCSPAMKEKVLQKTQLTNSLYRALERNEFVLYYQPQVSVSTREIVGLEALIRWNNPELGMISPATFIPLAEQTGLIIPIGQWVLETACRQIKEWQVMGLPSIRMAVNLSVVQFQERNLLSIVGGILNETGLEAKYLELEITESAAADGEDDIVHVLHELKALGVNISIDDFGSGYSSLSRLKTLPVDRIKIDMQFVRGISTGNKDEAIAKTIIQLAKNLELQVIAEGVETASQVEFFNTYKCDEIQGYYFYKPMPASEVEGILVRK, from the coding sequence TTGTCATTAACATCTATTTTTTCTTTAGTTTTTTTTATTGCGTTTGCTATTTATTTTATTTTGGGAATATACACGCTATCCATCAACACTAGAAACAGTTTAAATAGGGTCTTTTCAGCAGTATTTCTATCTGTTTCTGTATGGGCATTTTGTTTTTCTATTGCTAATTCAGCGCCGGACTATGAAACTGCTATCTTTTGGCGAAGATTGACATCAGTCGGTTGGGGAACCTTATACAGCTTACTGCTGCATTCTTGTCTCATTCTGACGGAGCGAAATAAAATTCTAAAAACCAAATGGATTTATGTGCTACTGTACCTGCCAGTGGTGGTGAACGTTTTTGTGTTTGGTTATAGTGATACCGCCAGGGGACATTACAAGCTGGTGAATACTGCAATGGGTTGGGCTAATGTTTCAGTGAACGACTGGGCGAATGTATATTTCAACCTGTATTACGTTAGTTTTATCCTTGGGGTATTGTTGCTGCTCTGGGCTTGGGGGAGAAAGACGGAAGACCCTTTAAAGAAAAAACTGGCTTATCTGTTGATATCTTCATGTACCATAGCTACGATATTGGCAACCCTGACAGATGTGATTATAAATACATATACATCCTATAAAGTCATCCAAGTGGCACCTATTATTCTACTTTTGCCTACAACAGCGATTTTCTATGCCATTAAACGGTATGGGCTCATGGGGATGAAAAAAAGTGACCAGGCTGAACCGGGGAAGATATTGAGTGAAGTCAACATGGACAGATTTATAAAAATCATGTCTTTCGTGTATATCATTGGAGGGATGCTGAATTTCGCGGCACAGTATTTTTTTAACCAGAAAGTCCCTCATTTCCACGCTGTTTTATTGTTCAGTTTTTTCTTTTTTGCTATAGGGGCACTGCTAACCATTATTAAATTTCTGCCCATTAAAGCAGATTATAAAGAATACATGTTCATTCTTATTATGTTAGCGTCCATCCTTCTGATCGCGGTTAACTTTATAGATTCGGCAAGTATTACCGTATGGGCGGCGCCTTTTATTATTGTGATGCTCTCCGTTCTTTTCAATAAGCGGCTGATGATCTTGTGGATAGGCGTTTCAATTCTGATTACGCAAATCTATATTTGGGTGAAAATACCGAAAACAATGGTCCAGGTGGATGGGTCGGATCATCTTGCTCGGATTGGTATCTTAGGCATCACCCTCTGGCTGGCCTATTTTGTCAACCGGGTATACCTTCAGCGTCTTGAGGAAAATGAAGCACAAATCAGGTTTCAGAAGATGGTTTCTCAAATGTCCGGTGATTTTGTTAAGGTTACCGAATCCAACCTGGATGAAAAAATCAATGAACTGTTAGAGCTGAGCGGAAGGCACTTTCAGGTAGACCGGACTTTTTTCGTTCATTTAACTGAACATCAAAAGATGTATGAATGGTGCAATGAAGGCGTTGAATCCGCGATGGACATGATTCCTAAGCTGACCGGCGATGCATTTCCATGGTGGATGAACGAGATGCTAAACAGTGATCTGGTAAATGTAATAGACGTGGACATGCTGCCGCCAGAAGCCGGAGCGGAAATTGAGACGTTCAAGTCTCATCAGATGAAGTCGCTGATCTCCATTACGGTAAGAAATAAAGGCAACATTATGGGGATTCTGTTCTTTGCATCCGTCAAGGCGGTGAAATCCTTAGGGGCTAATCATCAGGAACTGCTGAGAATCCTGGCCAACTTATTGACAGATGCGCTTGTAAAAGTGGAGGCTGAAAAAGAGATCAGCTACATGGCGTATTATGACGCTTTGACAGGATTTCCTAACCACGCCTTGTTTAAAAAACAGCTGGAACAAGCGATCCATCTAGCCAGGGGAACCGGCAATCTCATTGGTGTGCTTTTCATTGATCTGGATTCTTTCAAATCCGTTAATGACACCATAGGCCACCTGGGTGGAGATGAGATGCTGCAACAAGTGGCAGCCAGACTATCCGGTTGTTTGCGGGAACATGATATGGTGTCACGTTTTGGCGGGGATGAATTTTTGATCAAGCTCACAGGAATAGACCGGGTAGAGGATATTAGGAAGATTGCCGGAGAAATGATGAGGTCGATCATTCAACCCGTCATTGTCAAAGGCCAGGAATTTTTCATTACCGCCAGTGCAGGGATTGCAGTATATCCAACAGACGGCGAAAGTACAGAGGAATTGATTAAGAATGCCGATCTGGCGATGTACGCCTCGAAGGAAAAGGGCAAGAACCAGTACACCTTATGCTCACCAGCCATGAAAGAAAAGGTGCTCCAAAAAACGCAGCTGACAAACAGCCTGTACAGGGCACTGGAAAGAAATGAATTCGTGCTGTACTATCAGCCGCAAGTGAGTGTTTCAACCCGGGAAATCGTGGGGCTTGAAGCCTTGATCCGTTGGAATAACCCGGAGTTAGGAATGATTTCACCGGCGACCTTTATCCCCCTGGCAGAGCAGACCGGGCTGATTATCCCGATTGGCCAGTGGGTTCTCGAGACAGCATGCCGGCAGATTAAGGAGTGGCAGGTGATGGGGCTACCGTCCATTCGCATGGCAGTGAACCTATCGGTTGTGCAGTTCCAGGAGCGGAATCTGCTTAGCATTGTTGGCGGCATATTAAATGAAACGGGCCTCGAAGCAAAATATCTTGAATTGGAAATCACTGAAAGTGCTGCAGCTGACGGGGAAGACGATATTGTCCATGTGCTTCATGAGTTGAAGGCACTGGGAGTGAACATTTCCATTGATGATTTCGGGTCCGGATACTCTTCCTTAAGCCGATTAAAGACATTGCCTGTAGACCGGATCAAAATTGACATGCAGTTTGTACGCGGTATTTCCACAGGGAACAAGGATGAAGCCATAGCAAAAACGATCATTCAGCTCGCCAAAAACCTGGAGCTTCAGGTAATTGCCGAAGGGGTGGAAACCGCATCGCAGGTTGAGTTCTTTAACACCTATAAATGCGATGAGATCCAAGGGTATTACTTCTATAAACCTATGCCTGCGTCGGAGGTAGAGGGGATTTTGGTAAGGAAATAA
- the gnpA gene encoding 1,3-beta-galactosyl-N-acetylhexosamine phosphorylase, with product MAKPTKGAFTLPGESGYEALTLELAERWGADVIRDSDGTKLSDEIINAGYGIYSTICIIRDHNEWASQNLDKLQQCFLITNPKVAVQDYLSVYLMEDFFAEQFRVNDSKEAFKYWQVTDRTTGEEVPREQWNYDRESGNVVLTGITPWHKYTVSFMAYRIWEEISMYNHTTNNWDKEHLMQIDPMYPDTQAYMLDWMEKWCAEHKETTVVRFTSLFYNFAWIWGSSERNRHLFSDWGSYDFTVSARALDLFAKKYGYPLTAEDFVNGGKYRVSHIPAEQHKLDWMAFINDFVIGFSKQLIDIVHNHGKLAYVFYDDSWVGMEPYNDRFGEFGFDGMIKCVFSGYEARMCSGVKVDTHEIRLHPYLFPVGLGGAPTFMEGGDPTLDAKKYWINIRRALLREPIDRIGLGGYLHLVEPYPDFCDYIEKIADEFREIKELHHQGKPYQVKTKVAVLHSWGKLRSWTLSGHFHETFMHDLIHINEALSGSPVEVQFIDFEDIRQGVLQNVDVVINAGAAGSAWSGGRHWKDSKVVDLLTKWVYEGGTFIGVNQPSAVEGYDTYFRMAHVLGVDEDTGARVVHGRWAFEAKDELGLLPEGASIEAKQGIYLTDGAASVVQQAGGRVTLSTNAFGKGKGIYLPSFEFNLENTRLLLNLIRYAGNELNDNKYITDNLYTECAYYPESKMLVVINNSAEPQKTSVETEYGQQTLELAPYDTVITTIGE from the coding sequence TTGGCCAAACCGACTAAGGGCGCTTTTACCCTGCCGGGTGAATCCGGTTATGAAGCACTGACCCTGGAACTGGCGGAACGCTGGGGTGCCGATGTTATCCGTGACAGTGACGGCACGAAGTTGTCCGATGAAATTATTAATGCAGGATACGGGATCTATTCTACGATCTGTATCATCAGAGATCACAATGAGTGGGCATCGCAGAATTTGGATAAACTGCAGCAGTGTTTTCTGATCACCAATCCGAAGGTAGCGGTGCAGGATTACTTATCCGTCTATCTGATGGAGGATTTCTTCGCGGAACAGTTCAGAGTCAATGATTCCAAAGAAGCGTTCAAATACTGGCAGGTTACCGACCGGACGACCGGAGAAGAGGTTCCGAGAGAACAATGGAATTATGACCGCGAATCGGGGAATGTGGTCCTGACCGGAATTACGCCTTGGCATAAATACACAGTCAGCTTCATGGCCTACCGGATCTGGGAAGAGATCTCCATGTACAACCACACCACGAATAACTGGGACAAAGAGCATCTGATGCAGATAGATCCCATGTATCCGGATACGCAGGCGTACATGCTGGACTGGATGGAGAAATGGTGCGCTGAGCATAAGGAAACTACCGTTGTCCGCTTTACCTCGCTATTCTATAATTTCGCCTGGATCTGGGGCAGCAGTGAGCGCAACCGCCATCTGTTCTCGGACTGGGGCTCCTATGATTTTACGGTGAGTGCCAGAGCGCTAGATTTGTTCGCCAAAAAATATGGCTACCCGCTGACGGCTGAGGACTTCGTAAACGGCGGGAAATACCGTGTCAGTCATATTCCAGCGGAGCAGCATAAGCTCGACTGGATGGCTTTTATTAATGACTTTGTGATCGGCTTCAGCAAGCAGCTCATTGACATTGTACATAACCACGGCAAGCTGGCGTATGTTTTCTACGATGACAGCTGGGTCGGTATGGAGCCTTATAATGACCGGTTCGGAGAGTTTGGCTTCGACGGGATGATCAAATGCGTATTCTCCGGCTATGAAGCACGGATGTGCTCAGGGGTAAAAGTGGATACGCATGAGATCCGGCTGCATCCTTATTTGTTCCCGGTGGGGCTGGGCGGTGCGCCTACCTTTATGGAGGGCGGGGACCCTACCCTGGATGCCAAGAAATACTGGATCAACATCCGGCGCGCACTGCTCCGCGAGCCGATTGACCGGATCGGACTGGGCGGGTACCTGCACCTGGTCGAGCCTTATCCGGATTTCTGCGACTATATCGAGAAGATTGCTGATGAATTCAGGGAGATCAAGGAGCTGCATCACCAGGGCAAGCCGTATCAGGTGAAGACCAAGGTAGCGGTTCTGCACAGCTGGGGCAAGCTGAGATCGTGGACGCTGTCCGGCCATTTCCATGAAACATTCATGCATGACCTGATTCATATCAATGAAGCCTTATCCGGGTCGCCGGTGGAAGTGCAGTTTATTGACTTCGAGGATATCCGTCAAGGAGTCCTGCAGAACGTAGATGTAGTGATCAATGCCGGTGCAGCGGGTTCAGCCTGGAGCGGCGGTAGGCACTGGAAGGACAGCAAGGTTGTAGACCTTCTGACCAAATGGGTATACGAAGGCGGCACGTTCATCGGGGTTAATCAGCCTTCCGCCGTTGAAGGCTATGACACCTACTTCAGAATGGCCCATGTTCTTGGTGTGGATGAGGATACCGGCGCCAGAGTCGTCCATGGCAGATGGGCTTTTGAAGCTAAGGATGAGCTCGGCCTGTTGCCTGAAGGCGCAAGCATTGAAGCCAAGCAGGGGATCTATCTTACCGATGGAGCGGCATCAGTAGTACAGCAAGCCGGCGGCAGAGTTACACTGTCCACGAATGCCTTCGGGAAAGGCAAGGGAATCTACCTTCCTTCGTTCGAATTCAATCTGGAGAATACCAGACTGCTGCTGAACCTGATCCGTTATGCGGGTAATGAGCTGAATGACAACAAGTACATCACGGATAACCTCTACACAGAGTGCGCTTATTATCCGGAGAGCAAGATGCTAGTCGTGATTAACAACAGCGCTGAGCCGCAGAAGACCTCCGTTGAGACGGAGTACGGCCAGCAGACGCTGGAGCTGGCCCCGTATGATACGGTGATTACTACAATCGGTGAATAG
- a CDS encoding DUF4317 domain-containing protein, with amino-acid sequence MNKKEVAHIRKQFKLDHDLLSLYDILNVYIMKDSSEVYHWERLPFGMVDREKQELYMGNFKKLLTGELDHKLFELKFQEEAEEPTKVMLHQGLVTGDPEEWQDLMLMLVDKMLADTKYEKDTVITFVRGQYHRPTKARNDEAEESEKNETFAHQFILCSVNSTEQQRKNLMFDYVEREFKYNVIVDPIVKLSSPEQGFFYPSVTDNYSDVNRILYCTGKSNFPDPHFIEQVLNAETSVTALEERAYFEDIVKELAGEQLDTTTIAQVYEQIQQVIEDAAGEEEPPTLDFKDVERVLKVSGVENVTAEKVEQAFETVIDDRNYEMKASSVIPKFTTKSIKIETKVATISVSPQDLRYLKQVNYQGKRCIMIEVDEDVVIEGFTLSTEIL; translated from the coding sequence ATGAATAAAAAAGAAGTAGCGCACATACGCAAGCAGTTTAAGCTGGATCATGATTTGCTGAGCCTATACGATATCCTTAACGTCTATATTATGAAGGACAGCAGCGAGGTTTATCATTGGGAGCGCCTGCCGTTTGGTATGGTGGACAGAGAGAAGCAGGAGCTCTATATGGGCAACTTCAAAAAACTGCTGACTGGCGAGCTTGACCATAAGCTGTTCGAGCTGAAGTTTCAGGAGGAAGCTGAGGAGCCGACAAAGGTCATGCTTCACCAAGGCCTGGTGACAGGTGATCCGGAGGAATGGCAGGACCTGATGCTGATGCTGGTGGATAAGATGTTGGCCGATACCAAATATGAAAAGGACACAGTGATTACCTTCGTCCGCGGGCAGTATCACCGGCCGACTAAGGCCAGAAATGATGAAGCGGAAGAGAGTGAGAAGAACGAGACGTTTGCGCATCAGTTTATCCTGTGCAGCGTGAATTCTACGGAACAGCAGCGTAAAAACCTCATGTTCGATTATGTGGAGCGGGAGTTCAAGTATAATGTTATCGTCGATCCCATTGTTAAGCTCAGCTCGCCGGAGCAGGGGTTCTTTTATCCGAGTGTGACGGACAACTATTCGGATGTGAACCGCATTCTATATTGCACGGGAAAATCTAATTTTCCGGACCCGCACTTCATTGAGCAGGTCTTGAATGCAGAGACATCAGTAACAGCGCTGGAAGAGAGAGCCTATTTCGAGGACATCGTGAAGGAATTGGCCGGTGAACAGCTCGATACGACGACTATTGCCCAGGTGTATGAGCAGATCCAGCAGGTTATCGAAGATGCCGCAGGGGAGGAAGAGCCGCCTACGCTGGATTTCAAGGATGTGGAACGCGTCCTGAAGGTGAGCGGCGTAGAGAATGTGACGGCTGAAAAGGTGGAGCAGGCCTTCGAAACGGTCATCGACGACCGGAACTACGAAATGAAGGCAAGCAGCGTGATTCCGAAATTTACGACCAAGTCGATTAAGATCGAGACCAAGGTGGCAACCATTTCCGTCAGCCCGCAGGATCTGCGGTATTTGAAGCAGGTGAATTATCAGGGGAAACGCTGCATTATGATCGAGGTTGACGAGGATGTTGTGATCGAGGGCTTTACGCTTAGTACGGAAATTTTGTAA